Proteins found in one Brachypodium distachyon strain Bd21 chromosome 5, Brachypodium_distachyon_v3.0, whole genome shotgun sequence genomic segment:
- the LOC104585546 gene encoding uncharacterized protein K02A2.6-like — MVGPLRKSKEGGHTLLLVAIDKFSKWIEAMPVTNQAGRIAFTFFRSIVFRFGVPHSIITDNGSRFISNEFQDFCEKMGIHLNYASVAHPKTNGQVEKANGS; from the coding sequence ATGGTGGGTCCACTACGTAAATCCAAGGAGGGTGGTCACACCCTACTCCTGGTCGCCATCGACAAAttctccaaatggattgaGGCTATGCCGGTTACCAACCAGGCGGGCAGGATTGCCTTTACTTTCTTCCGCTCGATCGTCTTCCGCTTCGGAGTTCCGCACAGCATCATCACAGACAACGGCTCCAGGTTCATCTCCAATGAGTTTCAAGACTTCTGTGAGAAGATGGGGATACACCTCAACTACGCCTCCGTGGCGCACCCCAAAACCAACGGTCAAGTCGAAAAGGCCAACGGCTCATGA